In Natronococcus occultus SP4, the following proteins share a genomic window:
- a CDS encoding putative RNA uridine N3 methyltransferase — protein sequence MTASVLVPSSLTREAEDKREATRKLGYVARAATVFRADRLVVFPDREGERGRFDGEFVDTVLRYATTPPYLRNEVWGMRDELEYAGILPPLRAVSRTGSESNDSGSSRQGIVTEVGPDQRVRVNCGLQHPISLNVPPSMELEEGERVTVRISSRRPVRAKLVDDSLPGIDVEWTDLEAALGREDAGVRIAASRFGAELTVGRLGTLAGRRERDGMTVAFGAPERGLPAILGMDEETVDALSRWDGVDGGGVEPTSDPGFDLWLNTVPDQGSDVVRTEEALFATLASLSLKE from the coding sequence ATGACCGCTAGCGTGCTCGTGCCGTCGTCGCTCACCCGCGAAGCCGAGGACAAACGCGAGGCAACTCGCAAGCTCGGATACGTCGCCCGCGCGGCGACCGTGTTTCGGGCGGATCGGCTCGTCGTCTTCCCCGACCGGGAGGGCGAACGCGGGCGATTCGACGGCGAGTTCGTCGACACCGTCTTGCGGTACGCGACGACGCCCCCGTACCTCCGAAACGAGGTCTGGGGGATGCGCGACGAACTCGAGTACGCGGGCATCCTGCCCCCGCTCCGTGCCGTGTCACGGACCGGCTCCGAATCGAACGATTCGGGGTCGTCAAGACAAGGAATCGTGACCGAGGTCGGACCTGATCAACGCGTGCGGGTCAATTGCGGCTTGCAACACCCGATCTCCCTCAACGTGCCTCCCTCGATGGAGCTCGAAGAGGGGGAGCGCGTGACCGTCAGGATCTCTTCGCGACGACCGGTCCGGGCGAAGCTCGTCGACGACTCCCTCCCGGGGATCGACGTCGAGTGGACGGACCTCGAGGCAGCGCTCGGCCGTGAGGACGCCGGCGTCCGCATTGCGGCCTCCCGATTCGGTGCCGAACTCACCGTCGGGCGGCTGGGGACGCTGGCCGGACGCCGCGAGCGCGACGGGATGACCGTCGCCTTCGGGGCACCCGAGAGAGGGCTGCCGGCCATCCTCGGAATGGACGAGGAGACCGTCGACGCGCTGTCCCGCTGGGACGGCGTCGACGGTGGCGGAGTCGAACCCACGAGCGATCCGGGGTTCGACCTCTGGCTGAATACGGTTCCGGACCAGGGAAGCGACGTCGTGCGAACGGAAGAGGCTCTGTTCGCCACGCTCGCTTCCCTCTCGCTCAAAGAGTGA